One Natator depressus isolate rNatDep1 chromosome 3, rNatDep2.hap1, whole genome shotgun sequence DNA segment encodes these proteins:
- the LOC141983997 gene encoding trace amine-associated receptor 7a-like: protein MTSALLQNEETQYCFESINGSCYKTSWSSGIRITLYVVLSFLTILTLGGNLMVMISIAYFKQLHSPTNILLASLACADFCLGLTVLPFSSIRSVETCWYFGETFCRFHSSLEVTFCFSSIFHLCFISVDRYIAVTDPLIYPFKFTVPVSGMCIAVAWIFSLVFSFSVVFTGANEKGIQELVNVLSCVGSCQLLFNKTWVVVTSLLYLIPFFTTIALYSKIFAVAKRQARMIEMMSNNTQLSETYSDRVSRRERKAAKTIGIAVIAFVVFWSPYSIIVIIDAFFNFITPPLIFDILLWFTYSNSAVNPLIYSVFYPWFRKAMKVIVSCKMLRLDCSTMNLFSN, encoded by the coding sequence ATGACTTCAGCGCTTCTTCAGAATGAAGAAACACAATATTGCTTTGAGAGTATTAATGGATCCTGCTATAAAACATCGTGGTCTTCTGGAATCCGCATAACTTTGTACGTTGTGCTTAGTTTTCTGACAATTCTTACACTAGGTGGTAACCTAATGGTAATGATTTCAATTGCTTATTTCAAACAGCTTCACTCTCCTACAAATATTTTGCTCGCCTCCTTGGCATGTGCTGATTTTTGTTTGGGTCTGACTGTGCTGCCCTTCAGCAGTATAAGATCTGTCGAAACATGCTGGTATTTTGGGGAAACATTCTGTAGATTCCATAGTTCTTTAGAAGTAactttttgtttttcatcaaTATTTCACTTGTGTTTCATCTCTGTTGATCGCTACATTGCTGTTACTGATCCGTTAATTTACCCTTTCAAGTTCACAGTGCCAGTTTCAGGCATGTGCATAGCTGTTGCCTGGATATTTTCATTAGTATTCAGTTTTTCGGTTGTCTTCACTGGGGCTAATGAGAAAGGGATACAAGAATTAGTAAACGTTCTCTCCTGTGTCGGGAGCTGTCAACTTCTTTTCAACAAAACGTGGGTGGTTGTAACCTCTCTCCTTTATCTAATACCTTTTTTTACAACAATAGCACTTTACAGCAAGATCTTTGCTGTGGCTAAACGACAAGCTAGAATGATAGAGATGATGAGCAACAACACCCAGTTGTCTGAAACTTACAGTGACAGAGTTAGCAGAAGAGAGAGGAAAGCTGCTAAAACCATTGGTATTGCTGTGATTGCTTTTGTGGTATTCTGGTCACCTTATTCTATAATTGTAATAATTGATGCTTTTTTTAACTTCATAACACCACCCCTTATCTTTGATATTCTGCTTTGGTTCACTTATTCCAACTCTGCCGTTAATCCTTTGATTTACTCTGTCTTTTATCCTTGGTTTCGAAAAGCAATGAAAGTGATTGTGAGCTGTAAAATGCTCCGGCTTGATTGTTCAACAATGAATTTGTTTTCAAACTGA